The proteins below are encoded in one region of Aminivibrio pyruvatiphilus:
- the rpsT gene encoding 30S ribosomal protein S20 — MPNKKSAAKRMKTSEKNRLYNRFWTTRCKNAVKKVLEAVENKDTALAEKRLAIAQSVIDKAVVKGVMHGNTGSRRKSMITNRVKTLYTQSA, encoded by the coding sequence ATGCCCAATAAGAAGTCCGCAGCGAAAAGGATGAAAACCAGCGAAAAGAATAGGCTCTACAACCGTTTCTGGACGACGCGCTGCAAGAACGCCGTGAAGAAAGTCCTTGAAGCTGTTGAAAACAAGGATACGGCCCTCGCTGAGAAGCGTCTTGCCATCGCCCAGAGCGTCATCGACAAGGCGGTTGTCAAGGGCGTTATGCATGGAAACACCGGTTCCAGAAGAAAGTCCATGATCACGAACAGGGTGAAAACCCTTTACACTCAGTCGGCCTGA
- a CDS encoding ATP-dependent DNA helicase, which translates to MDIPPMENFFGPAGRLAGIFPSFEYRKQQADLAEEVRQTLLGGPGEVLAAEAPPGVGKTFALLIPAMLEAAASGKKILFLTAGIPLQEQLILKDLPALNRVLGLSLPFGLLKGKGNYACLVRAAEASESGRGGFLSFGDGGAASMLITQWLETTETGDLSELHLPPDSPAVAAVAASSRACLGFRCPFKDRCFSRKAFREAQDWSVVVANYHLFFSYLLGAGKPFPVSCDILICDEAHRIPEAARSSMAMSVSADDFSRLLRHRAVSGGASLLEHGSSAGRIAALSGEIRQETARFFDLLEVKVPAKKASFTGPCEELRYQQAVVSEKVLELLRLFAPLVDEQDEPDPGQSAAAVWAEELRRVRYALQWCTEVKNYPSWAYWKEGRSLASAPAAPFAELADSFLSGAPDSIFFMSATLTAGGKWDYWMRETKIEPTRFFIAGSPFDLAGQMEILVVDTGMDVMNPAYDDTVCSVIEKLVESNGGSTLVLLSSLRLLGKAAGTLRRKERSYTVLVQGELPRSDLLKMFREDRTSVLIGSASFREGVDIPGDGLTQVIIDRIPFPHPGDPLVQARNALEGSAAFSRTILPEAKMLLKQAAGRLIRSREDRGRVAIIDGRVLQRRDWNIPAALPQVKYRRLVVSSNLAAKSVAPAGSV; encoded by the coding sequence ATGGACATACCCCCAATGGAGAACTTCTTCGGCCCTGCCGGCCGGCTCGCCGGGATATTCCCCTCCTTTGAATACAGAAAGCAGCAGGCGGACCTTGCCGAGGAGGTGCGGCAAACTCTTCTCGGAGGACCGGGCGAGGTTCTCGCCGCCGAGGCGCCCCCGGGAGTGGGAAAGACCTTTGCCCTGCTCATCCCTGCCATGCTTGAAGCGGCGGCCTCGGGAAAGAAAATTCTCTTCCTCACCGCAGGCATTCCCCTCCAGGAGCAGCTTATCCTCAAAGACCTTCCCGCCCTCAACCGGGTGCTTGGGCTCTCCCTTCCCTTCGGGCTTCTGAAGGGGAAGGGAAACTACGCCTGCCTGGTCAGGGCCGCCGAGGCCTCGGAAAGCGGCAGGGGAGGTTTTCTCTCCTTCGGGGACGGAGGTGCTGCATCAATGCTCATCACCCAGTGGCTCGAGACCACGGAGACGGGGGATCTCTCGGAACTGCACCTGCCCCCTGATTCTCCGGCGGTGGCGGCAGTGGCGGCCTCTTCGAGAGCCTGTCTCGGCTTCCGCTGCCCCTTCAAGGACAGGTGCTTCTCCCGGAAGGCCTTCCGGGAGGCCCAGGACTGGTCCGTGGTCGTGGCAAACTACCACCTCTTTTTCTCCTACCTGCTCGGGGCAGGAAAGCCCTTTCCCGTCTCCTGCGACATCCTGATCTGCGACGAGGCTCACAGGATCCCCGAGGCCGCGAGATCCTCCATGGCCATGTCGGTTTCCGCCGATGACTTTTCCAGGCTGCTCCGGCATCGTGCCGTGTCGGGAGGAGCTTCGCTCCTGGAGCATGGTTCATCCGCCGGAAGGATCGCCGCCCTGTCGGGAGAAATACGTCAGGAGACGGCCCGTTTCTTCGACCTGCTCGAGGTCAAGGTGCCGGCGAAAAAGGCATCCTTCACCGGGCCCTGCGAAGAGCTGAGGTACCAGCAGGCGGTTGTTTCGGAGAAGGTGCTGGAGCTTCTGAGGCTCTTCGCTCCTCTCGTGGACGAGCAGGATGAACCGGATCCCGGGCAGTCCGCCGCGGCGGTATGGGCTGAGGAGCTTCGCCGGGTTCGGTATGCCCTCCAGTGGTGCACCGAGGTGAAAAACTATCCATCCTGGGCGTACTGGAAGGAAGGCCGTTCTCTTGCCAGCGCTCCCGCCGCTCCCTTTGCGGAACTGGCTGACAGCTTTCTCTCCGGAGCCCCGGACTCGATTTTCTTCATGTCGGCCACCCTTACCGCGGGAGGAAAGTGGGATTACTGGATGCGGGAAACAAAAATCGAGCCCACCCGGTTTTTTATCGCCGGATCCCCCTTCGACCTGGCCGGCCAGATGGAAATCCTGGTGGTGGATACCGGTATGGACGTTATGAATCCGGCCTATGACGATACGGTCTGTTCGGTTATAGAAAAACTCGTGGAGAGCAACGGCGGAAGCACCCTCGTCCTGCTGAGCTCCCTGCGCCTCCTCGGGAAAGCGGCGGGGACGCTCCGGCGGAAGGAGAGAAGCTACACCGTTCTTGTCCAGGGGGAGCTGCCCCGGTCGGATCTGCTCAAGATGTTCAGGGAGGACAGGACATCGGTACTCATCGGAAGCGCCTCCTTCCGGGAGGGAGTGGATATTCCCGGGGACGGCCTGACCCAGGTCATCATCGACAGGATTCCCTTCCCTCATCCCGGGGATCCCCTTGTCCAGGCACGGAACGCTCTCGAAGGGAGCGCCGCCTTTTCGAGGACAATCCTGCCCGAGGCAAAAATGCTCCTCAAACAGGCTGCCGGGAGGCTTATCCGCTCACGTGAGGACAGGGGCAGGGTCGCCATCATTGACGGGAGGGTACTCCAGAGAAGGGACTGGAACATTCCGGCGGCTCTGCCGCAGGTAAAATACCGCCGCCTTGTAGTCTCCTCGAACCTTGCCGCAAAATCTGTTGCTCCCGCCGGATCGGTGTGA
- the rpmH gene encoding 50S ribosomal protein L34 — MKQTFQPHNRPRKRKMGFLARSSSPTGRRVLRNRRRKGRARLAV; from the coding sequence GTGAAACAGACGTTTCAGCCCCACAACAGACCGAGGAAAAGAAAGATGGGCTTCCTCGCCAGGTCGAGCTCTCCGACAGGACGGCGGGTTCTGCGCAACCGCAGGAGAAAGGGCCGCGCACGGCTGGCCGTGTAA
- a CDS encoding ribonuclease P protein component, whose amino-acid sequence MRFPFPRSSRLQRGWEYDLVFRTGNRLKGELVRLLFLEAPDGRTRVGFAVGKRQGKSHERNRGRRILKEGFRRLLPWMKAGVWVVASLRTGGMNAGAREVYYDLARALGNRGIMAGGWPGPDWDCTEEGRKE is encoded by the coding sequence TTGAGATTTCCTTTTCCCCGGTCTTCGCGCCTTCAACGAGGGTGGGAGTATGACCTTGTCTTCCGCACCGGCAACCGACTGAAAGGCGAGCTGGTGCGGTTGCTGTTTCTGGAGGCTCCCGACGGCAGGACGCGCGTGGGGTTCGCCGTGGGGAAGCGCCAGGGAAAGTCTCACGAGAGAAACAGGGGACGGCGGATTCTGAAGGAAGGCTTTCGCCGCCTTCTGCCGTGGATGAAGGCGGGCGTATGGGTTGTAGCCTCCCTTCGGACCGGGGGAATGAACGCAGGCGCCAGAGAAGTGTATTACGATCTTGCCCGGGCGCTCGGCAACCGGGGAATAATGGCCGGGGGATGGCCCGGCCCCGACTGGGACTGTACCGAAGAGGGAAGGAAGGAATGA
- the yidD gene encoding membrane protein insertion efficiency factor YidD, whose translation MTVSAASRIGIGLIRGYQLFVSPLLGHNCRFYPSCSQYAAEAMAVHGFLKGVFLAAKRIGKCAPWHPGGYDPVPPRSDNSGAYISEEGDR comes from the coding sequence ATGACCGTGAGCGCCGCCTCCCGGATAGGCATTGGACTCATCAGAGGCTACCAGCTTTTTGTTTCGCCCCTTCTCGGGCATAACTGCCGCTTTTATCCCTCCTGTTCGCAGTATGCCGCAGAAGCGATGGCGGTACACGGTTTTTTGAAAGGTGTTTTTCTGGCAGCAAAAAGGATAGGAAAATGTGCCCCGTGGCATCCGGGGGGATACGACCCCGTGCCGCCCCGGTCTGATAACAGCGGGGCTTATATCTCCGAGGAAGGTGATCGATAG
- a CDS encoding YidC/Oxa1 family membrane protein insertase, producing the protein MRLMEIVHGFTGSWGLAIITLTLIVRLLLHPLTQKQMASMQKMQKLQPRIKMLQEKYKGDKESLNREMMALYRENKVNPAAGCLPLLVQLPVFILLYQVLTNYDFSGVSFLGIQLDGSVLSTLGHALGLAVEKEELGIMAVAYGIMANPAGLLNIGVYLANTLLLAGIGFLTWYQQQLTASGNPQMAMMNWFMPLFLTFICLSLPGGVLLYWGVSSLLGVVQQLRMSRKTAAEMQQKPALFKDKPTKSGD; encoded by the coding sequence ATGAGGCTCATGGAGATTGTCCATGGCTTTACCGGGTCCTGGGGCCTCGCAATTATTACGCTGACGCTCATCGTCAGGCTTCTTCTGCACCCCCTGACGCAGAAGCAGATGGCAAGCATGCAGAAGATGCAGAAACTCCAGCCGCGCATCAAAATGCTTCAGGAAAAGTACAAAGGTGACAAGGAATCCCTCAACAGGGAAATGATGGCCCTCTACAGGGAAAACAAGGTAAATCCCGCAGCCGGGTGCCTTCCCCTCCTGGTGCAGCTTCCCGTGTTCATCCTTCTCTACCAGGTGCTGACGAATTATGACTTTTCCGGTGTCTCCTTCCTCGGAATCCAGCTCGACGGCTCGGTGCTCTCAACCCTCGGGCATGCACTCGGCCTGGCTGTCGAAAAGGAGGAACTCGGCATCATGGCGGTGGCTTACGGCATCATGGCGAACCCGGCAGGGCTCCTGAACATCGGGGTCTATCTCGCCAATACCCTTCTTCTCGCGGGCATCGGGTTCCTGACGTGGTACCAGCAGCAGCTCACCGCCAGCGGAAATCCCCAGATGGCCATGATGAACTGGTTCATGCCTCTCTTCCTCACGTTCATCTGTCTCAGTCTTCCGGGAGGCGTTCTTCTCTACTGGGGTGTTTCATCCCTGCTCGGCGTGGTCCAGCAGCTTCGCATGTCACGGAAAACGGCGGCGGAAATGCAGCAGAAGCCGGCCCTTTTCAAGGACAAGCCTACGAAAAGCGGCGACTGA
- the jag gene encoding RNA-binding cell elongation regulator Jag/EloR: MNDNEVLVLDVPSVEEARKAAAGQWGLDPSDVAVKVIEEEKSFFGLLGRKLRVEARPVAPLSALRGKAMAARLLEMMELHIIPELSDDNRINLTGQDAGIIIGKYGETLKSMEFLLNLMTRGVDEGERIYLDSDGYRERRELSLQRLALAAARKSVKRGKPTYLEPMTSWERRVIHMTLKDDSTVETKSVGEAPSRKVVVWPVAPARSSSGPARRPGRRRA; the protein is encoded by the coding sequence GTGAACGATAACGAAGTTCTCGTCCTCGACGTTCCCTCCGTGGAAGAAGCCCGGAAAGCGGCAGCCGGCCAGTGGGGGCTCGATCCCTCGGATGTTGCCGTCAAGGTGATTGAGGAGGAAAAGAGCTTTTTCGGCCTCCTCGGGAGGAAGCTCCGGGTGGAAGCCCGACCCGTGGCGCCGCTCTCGGCACTCCGGGGAAAGGCCATGGCGGCCCGCCTCCTGGAGATGATGGAACTCCACATCATCCCGGAACTGTCTGATGACAACAGGATCAACCTTACCGGCCAGGATGCGGGGATCATCATAGGAAAATACGGTGAAACCCTCAAATCCATGGAATTTCTGCTGAACCTCATGACGAGGGGAGTGGACGAGGGGGAGAGGATCTACCTTGACAGCGACGGCTACAGGGAGCGCAGGGAGCTCAGCCTTCAGCGCCTTGCCCTTGCCGCGGCCAGAAAGTCGGTGAAGCGGGGCAAGCCCACTTACCTCGAGCCCATGACCAGCTGGGAGCGGAGGGTGATCCACATGACTCTCAAGGACGACAGCACTGTGGAAACCAAATCTGTGGGAGAAGCTCCCTCCAGGAAGGTTGTCGTCTGGCCCGTAGCTCCGGCCCGTTCCTCATCGGGCCCGGCGCGGCGCCCGGGACGGAGGCGCGCCTGA
- a CDS encoding prolipoprotein diacylglyceryl transferase: MRPVLFEIGGIQVHSYYVLWTFALCLAVFLTRRRMTELYGVHDDDARVIIALSFAGMLIGARAGSAVEFREIYSAEPWRLLRFWEGGLSAVPAFLGAGAAGIVASWKRGIPVWVTADSAAVPAAFTVALGRWGCFLNGCCGGTAASVPWAVAFSGDPAGVLRHPTQLYYAFGALFIGAALQWTEQTRLSFGGDRRIRGAVLWPLFMVLYALLRIVADPFRAEYGTAGLRGARLILFAVLAAGSLWLAFSLLFRRERKKC, from the coding sequence GTGCGCCCTGTTCTTTTTGAAATCGGCGGAATACAGGTCCACAGCTATTATGTGCTGTGGACCTTCGCTTTGTGTCTCGCGGTGTTTCTGACCAGGAGAAGGATGACGGAGCTCTACGGAGTGCACGACGATGACGCCAGGGTTATCATCGCCCTCTCCTTCGCCGGCATGCTCATTGGCGCAAGGGCCGGATCGGCTGTGGAATTCCGGGAAATCTATTCCGCAGAACCATGGCGGCTTCTCCGTTTCTGGGAAGGAGGGCTCTCCGCCGTTCCCGCCTTTCTCGGCGCCGGAGCGGCAGGCATTGTCGCTTCATGGAAGCGGGGCATCCCGGTGTGGGTTACCGCGGACAGTGCCGCCGTGCCTGCGGCATTCACGGTTGCCCTGGGCCGATGGGGATGTTTTCTCAACGGATGCTGCGGAGGAACGGCAGCGTCCGTTCCATGGGCTGTCGCATTCTCGGGAGATCCTGCCGGGGTGCTCCGCCATCCGACACAGCTGTATTATGCCTTCGGAGCCCTCTTCATCGGCGCCGCACTCCAGTGGACAGAGCAGACCCGCCTCAGCTTCGGCGGTGACAGGCGCATCCGGGGAGCTGTTCTCTGGCCTCTTTTCATGGTATTGTACGCCCTTCTCCGGATTGTTGCCGATCCTTTCAGGGCCGAGTATGGAACCGCAGGACTCAGGGGGGCCCGGCTTATCCTGTTCGCCGTTCTCGCAGCAGGTAGTCTCTGGCTCGCATTTTCTCTCCTTTTCCGGAGGGAGCGAAAGAAATGCTGA